From one Melioribacteraceae bacterium genomic stretch:
- a CDS encoding acyl carrier protein, with product MDIEAKVKEIIMDKLGVEESQITPEASFTNDLGADSLDIVELVMGFESEFGLSIPDEDAEKISTVGDAIKYLTEHKG from the coding sequence ATGGATATTGAAGCAAAAGTAAAAGAGATAATTATGGATAAACTTGGTGTTGAAGAATCTCAAATCACACCAGAAGCTTCTTTTACTAACGATCTAGGCGCAGATTCTCTTGATATCGTTGAATTAGTAATGGGTTTTGAATCCGAATTCGGATTATCAATCCCAGATGAAGATGCAGAAAAAATCTCTACGGTTGGTGATGCAATAAAATATTTAACTGAACATAAAGGTTAA
- the fabG gene encoding 3-oxoacyl-[acyl-carrier-protein] reductase, whose translation MILKDKRAIVTGGTRGIGKAIVEELLNEGCSVVFTYHSSDEKANELINTFPNSKVYALKADAGKFQDAEETIKFALEKLGGVDILVNNAGITKDNLLLRMTEADFDHVIESNLKSVFNYTKSVLKPMMGQRYGKIVNITSVVALMGNPGQANYVASKAGVIGLTKSNAKELASRNICVNAIAPGFIDTDMTSKLNDQQKEAITSNIPLKKLGSGEDVAKLVVFLSSPASDYITGQVIAVDGGLAM comes from the coding sequence GTGATATTAAAAGATAAGCGAGCTATTGTAACCGGCGGAACACGTGGTATTGGAAAAGCTATTGTTGAAGAACTTCTAAACGAAGGCTGCTCGGTTGTCTTTACTTACCATAGTTCTGACGAAAAAGCAAATGAATTGATTAATACTTTCCCAAATTCCAAAGTTTATGCTCTAAAAGCCGATGCTGGAAAGTTTCAAGACGCTGAAGAAACCATAAAATTTGCTTTGGAAAAATTGGGTGGTGTTGATATATTAGTTAACAACGCCGGAATAACAAAGGATAATTTGCTTCTGAGAATGACCGAAGCGGATTTTGATCATGTTATTGAAAGCAATTTGAAAAGTGTATTCAATTATACTAAGTCTGTTTTGAAACCGATGATGGGGCAACGTTATGGAAAAATTGTGAATATTACATCGGTTGTAGCATTAATGGGCAATCCCGGACAGGCAAATTACGTGGCATCTAAAGCCGGAGTTATAGGTTTAACAAAATCTAATGCAAAAGAGTTGGCTTCAAGAAATATTTGTGTAAATGCAATTGCACCGGGATTTATTGACACAGATATGACTTCAAAATTGAATGATCAGCAGAAAGAAGCTATAACTTCCAATATACCATTAAAAAAATTAGGCAGCGGGGAAGACGTTGCAAAACTTGTCGTATTTTTAAGCAGTCCGGCTTCCGATTATATCACCGGACAAGTAATCGCCGTTGATGGCGGTTTGGCAATGTGA
- a CDS encoding DUF3109 family protein, which produces MPEQKFEKKINGLWIDPLIFTHKFVKTCDVCICSGECCYYGVYTDLAEHKNIMKMKKRIIQSMDDSQTKDVKKWFEDPEEDSDFDSGWAVGTEVHNGKCVFLDRQGYCTLQKIAMEDKVHKWKYKPLYCILFPLVIYEGALTVDDDHLNRLHYCNKPENQNSTIYDCCKEEIQHLLGKKGFAELEKYRNQYLKTNSRNKK; this is translated from the coding sequence ATGCCCGAACAAAAATTCGAGAAAAAAATTAATGGACTCTGGATCGATCCGTTAATTTTTACACATAAATTTGTTAAAACTTGTGATGTATGCATCTGTTCCGGAGAGTGTTGTTATTATGGTGTTTACACTGATCTTGCGGAACACAAAAACATCATGAAGATGAAAAAAAGAATTATTCAATCGATGGATGATTCGCAGACAAAAGATGTTAAAAAATGGTTCGAAGATCCTGAGGAAGACTCAGATTTTGATTCCGGTTGGGCAGTTGGTACAGAGGTTCATAACGGGAAATGTGTCTTTCTTGATAGACAAGGCTATTGTACTCTTCAAAAAATTGCGATGGAAGATAAAGTTCACAAGTGGAAATATAAACCATTATATTGTATATTATTTCCCTTAGTAATCTATGAAGGTGCTTTAACAGTCGATGATGACCATCTTAACAGATTGCATTATTGTAACAAACCGGAGAATCAAAATTCCACCATTTATGATTGTTGCAAAGAAGAGATTCAACATCTTCTAGGTAAAAAAGGTTTTGCGGAACTAGAAAAATATCGTAATCAATATTTGAAAACTAACAGTAGAAATAAAAAGTGA
- the fabD gene encoding ACP S-malonyltransferase, with translation MGKRAFLFPGQGSQYVGMAKDLYEKSVEAKEMILTAEEATGVKLSHIMFNGPEDSLKQTDVTQPAIFVHSVALASIIRILDADMAAGHSLGEYSALVASKAIQYYDAVKLVRKRGELMLRAGIEQPGTMAAVLGIEALKLEEICNSVSENYVVQCANFNSPGQIVISGSVEGVHEAMKLAKENGAKLVKELVVSGAFHSPLMRSTKEEFKQELDKTNFYDAKFPVYANVTGKPVTNKLEIIDLLYRQLDSPVRWEETINNMISDGADEFIEIGPGKVLQGLVKRINPDVKFFGIDKFEDVERYL, from the coding sequence ATGGGTAAACGTGCATTCTTATTTCCTGGACAAGGTTCACAATATGTCGGTATGGCAAAAGATTTATATGAGAAATCTGTAGAAGCCAAAGAAATGATATTGACTGCCGAAGAAGCAACAGGCGTTAAACTCTCACATATAATGTTCAATGGTCCTGAAGATTCTTTAAAACAGACCGATGTAACTCAACCTGCAATATTTGTTCATTCAGTAGCACTCGCGAGTATAATTAGAATATTAGATGCCGATATGGCTGCGGGACATTCTCTGGGTGAGTATTCAGCGTTAGTTGCATCTAAAGCAATTCAATATTATGATGCCGTAAAACTTGTTCGTAAAAGAGGTGAATTGATGTTAAGAGCAGGGATTGAACAACCCGGTACAATGGCTGCTGTATTAGGAATAGAAGCTCTAAAACTTGAAGAAATATGTAATTCCGTCTCGGAAAATTATGTTGTTCAATGTGCGAATTTTAATTCTCCCGGACAAATTGTTATTTCGGGTTCGGTTGAGGGTGTGCATGAAGCTATGAAATTAGCGAAAGAAAATGGCGCAAAACTCGTCAAAGAGTTAGTTGTTAGCGGGGCTTTTCATTCTCCACTTATGAGAAGTACAAAAGAAGAATTTAAACAAGAACTCGATAAGACTAATTTTTACGATGCTAAATTTCCAGTATACGCTAATGTTACTGGCAAACCCGTTACAAATAAATTAGAAATAATCGATTTACTTTACAGACAACTAGATTCACCGGTTCGTTGGGAAGAAACGATTAACAATATGATTTCCGATGGTGCTGATGAATTTATTGAAATTGGACCCGGTAAAGTTTTACAAGGTTTGGTTAAAAGAATAAATCCCGATGTTAAATTCTTCGGCATTGATAAATTCGAAGACGTTGAAAGGTACCTTTAA
- a CDS encoding beta-ketoacyl-ACP synthase III: MQTNRIKAAITAVGMYVPETVMDNKYFESIVDTNDEWIKTRTGISERRKMEDGATSDMAALAIEDLLKSKNIDRNEIEVIIVATVTPDMFFPATACLVQEKLNIPDAWGFDLSAACSGFLFALQTGTSLIESGRYKKVIVVGSDKMSAITDYTDRNTCILFGDAASAVLLEPTDDDNLGIHDSILRVDGKGKEALYMKAGGSALPASHETVDNKLHYIYQDGKAVFKVAVKGMADVSVEIMEKNNLKSEDVAYLVPHQANLRIIDATANRMGIGKDKVMINIDRYGNTTAATIPLCLTEYYRNGKLKKGDNLILAAFGAGYTWGSMYLTWGID; the protein is encoded by the coding sequence ATGCAAACAAATAGAATAAAGGCTGCAATTACCGCTGTCGGAATGTATGTTCCCGAAACGGTAATGGATAATAAATATTTTGAAAGTATTGTTGACACTAATGACGAATGGATTAAAACACGTACCGGAATTAGTGAACGTCGTAAAATGGAAGACGGTGCAACAAGTGATATGGCTGCACTCGCAATTGAAGATCTACTTAAATCAAAAAATATCGATAGAAACGAAATCGAAGTCATTATAGTTGCAACGGTAACACCCGATATGTTTTTCCCGGCAACAGCTTGTTTGGTGCAAGAGAAATTAAATATTCCGGATGCATGGGGATTTGATCTTTCAGCCGCGTGTTCGGGATTTCTATTTGCTCTTCAAACCGGTACTTCATTAATTGAAAGCGGTAGGTATAAAAAAGTAATTGTCGTTGGTTCTGATAAAATGAGTGCAATTACCGATTATACCGACAGAAATACATGTATTTTATTTGGTGATGCTGCTTCTGCGGTTTTACTCGAACCAACCGACGATGATAATCTGGGAATTCATGATTCCATATTAAGAGTTGACGGAAAAGGTAAAGAAGCACTTTATATGAAAGCGGGTGGTAGTGCTTTACCGGCATCTCATGAAACCGTGGATAATAAATTGCATTATATCTATCAGGATGGTAAAGCTGTTTTCAAAGTCGCAGTTAAAGGTATGGCTGATGTATCAGTTGAAATTATGGAAAAGAATAATCTCAAATCTGAAGATGTTGCCTATCTCGTTCCTCATCAAGCAAATTTGAGAATAATCGATGCCACCGCTAATAGAATGGGTATCGGTAAGGACAAAGTAATGATTAATATTGATAGATACGGAAATACAACCGCAGCGACAATCCCTTTATGCTTGACCGAATATTACCGTAACGGTAAATTGAAAAAAGGTGACAATTTAATTTTGGCTGCATTTGGCGCAGGATACACTTGGGGTTCTATGTATTTGACGTGGGGTATTGATTAA
- the plsX gene encoding phosphate acyltransferase PlsX, with amino-acid sequence MTNLQNNSNCKIAVDAMGSDFAPHNDVVGAIQAFQESKSFELFLVGDIVKIKEVINKNGFKFSDEFIIHAPEQITMTDTPTAAIRTKKNSSIVVGANLVKDKKVDAFVSAGNTGAMLAASTLIMGRIPGVGRPTIGASFPNAENKFTMLFDAGASVDSKPQHLLEYAALGTIISQEIYKVQNPKVGLLSVGEEEEKGNELTFETHKLLKASKLNYIGNVEGRDVMNGKVDVIVCDGFVGNIILKFGESVLGLLRSKIRTYAGKGITNKIKALVTKGVLKDSLKDMDYQYHGGVPLLGVNGISIIGHGSSSPLAIKNMVLRAKEMYDLNILQKFEESLKYYANK; translated from the coding sequence ATGACAAACCTACAGAATAATTCAAATTGCAAGATAGCAGTTGACGCGATGGGGAGTGATTTCGCTCCCCATAACGACGTCGTTGGTGCAATACAAGCATTTCAAGAGAGTAAAAGCTTTGAATTATTTCTAGTTGGCGATATAGTCAAAATAAAAGAAGTTATAAATAAAAATGGTTTTAAATTTTCCGATGAATTCATAATTCACGCACCCGAACAAATCACAATGACAGATACTCCTACAGCTGCAATTCGTACGAAGAAAAATTCGTCAATCGTAGTTGGTGCAAATCTGGTCAAAGATAAAAAAGTCGATGCATTTGTTAGTGCAGGTAATACCGGTGCAATGTTAGCAGCTTCAACTTTGATTATGGGAAGAATCCCTGGAGTAGGAAGACCGACTATTGGCGCCTCTTTTCCGAATGCCGAAAATAAATTCACTATGCTGTTCGATGCCGGTGCAAGTGTTGATTCTAAACCACAGCATCTTTTAGAATACGCCGCATTAGGTACAATAATTTCACAAGAGATTTATAAAGTTCAAAACCCAAAAGTTGGTTTACTAAGTGTCGGCGAAGAAGAGGAAAAAGGGAATGAATTAACTTTTGAAACTCATAAACTTCTTAAAGCTTCCAAACTAAATTATATTGGAAATGTTGAGGGTAGAGATGTTATGAACGGAAAAGTTGATGTAATTGTTTGTGATGGTTTTGTCGGAAATATTATTCTGAAATTTGGTGAAAGTGTTTTAGGTTTGCTTCGTTCTAAAATCAGAACATATGCTGGTAAAGGAATAACCAATAAAATTAAAGCTCTTGTCACAAAAGGAGTATTAAAAGATTCACTAAAAGATATGGATTACCAATATCATGGCGGAGTTCCATTATTAGGTGTAAATGGAATTAGTATTATCGGTCATGGTTCAAGTTCACCTCTAGCCATTAAGAATATGGTACTTCGTGCAAAGGAAATGTACGATCTAAATATTCTCCAAAAATTTGAGGAATCGTTAAAGTATTATGCAAACAAATAG
- the rpmF gene encoding 50S ribosomal protein L32, with translation MPHPKRKISKTRRDKRRTHYKASAPSLGKCSNCGEMKLNHRACPNCGYYAGRSMFVPES, from the coding sequence ATGCCACATCCAAAACGTAAAATATCTAAGACTAGAAGGGATAAAAGAAGAACACATTACAAGGCAAGTGCTCCTTCATTAGGTAAGTGTTCTAATTGCGGTGAAATGAAATTGAACCACCGTGCATGCCCTAACTGCGGTTACTATGCCGGCAGATCAATGTTCGTACCTGAATCATAA
- a CDS encoding DUF177 domain-containing protein, producing the protein MIIKFTNFADGIHELEFRESAEKLNLGSDFVDDVLLNCEMDKSAHQIVLRCNTQATAHLICDRCTKEYDQSINHDFNMIYLIDKSGDSEDDTNIHFLSPDQDKINLSKDVKELTLLAMPMKHLCSEDCKGLCPKCGKDLNSGECNCNKDEINPVWEPLLKLKDKLNN; encoded by the coding sequence ATGATAATTAAGTTTACAAACTTTGCTGACGGGATTCACGAACTGGAATTTAGAGAATCGGCAGAAAAGTTAAATCTTGGTTCTGATTTTGTTGATGATGTTCTTCTAAATTGTGAGATGGATAAGTCAGCGCATCAAATTGTTTTAAGATGCAATACGCAAGCAACTGCACACTTAATATGTGATAGGTGCACAAAAGAATATGATCAATCGATTAATCATGATTTTAACATGATTTATTTGATTGATAAAAGTGGTGATTCTGAAGATGATACAAATATTCATTTTCTTTCACCCGATCAAGATAAAATCAATTTATCAAAGGATGTTAAAGAATTAACACTGCTAGCAATGCCAATGAAGCATCTATGTAGTGAAGATTGCAAAGGTCTTTGTCCAAAATGTGGTAAAGACTTGAACAGTGGTGAATGCAATTGTAATAAAGATGAAATAAATCCCGTTTGGGAACCGTTACTAAAATTGAAAGATAAATTAAATAACTAA